The Candidatus Nanopelagicus abundans genome includes a region encoding these proteins:
- a CDS encoding nucleotide sugar dehydrogenase, which translates to MKIAIIGQGYVGLALAKAAINAGHKVVGFDTNLKVIEDINNQITKDEFLNNSNYLPTNKEADVKDQEIYIIAVPTPLDENNLPDISYLNAASKLIAESAPNGALVINESTSYPGTLREIVITQISKSNKANFLYAAAPERIDPANTKWSIKNTPRVIAGVDEASTNAALVFYRSICDQVEVVLSPEVAEAAKLFENTFRQVNIALVNELAQISQKLNISANEVIAAASTKPFGFMPFNPGLGVGGHCIPIDPIYLAQKAKSVGATAAFIDQANKVNAQMPLYILERIKSLLDNDLKGKKICIIGLSYKADVSDLRQSPSLVLWKELEKQGAKVAFHDEVVKVYESIESSSLTVNAYDLSVVAIRHSNLDIDSLKKSAPIIFDCTGSIEGYYRL; encoded by the coding sequence GTGAAGATTGCAATTATTGGCCAAGGTTATGTTGGCCTTGCTTTAGCAAAAGCAGCAATTAATGCTGGCCATAAAGTAGTTGGCTTTGATACAAATCTAAAGGTAATTGAAGATATAAATAATCAGATTACTAAGGATGAGTTCTTAAACAATTCAAATTACTTACCTACAAATAAAGAAGCAGATGTTAAAGATCAAGAGATTTATATTATTGCCGTTCCTACCCCACTAGACGAGAATAATTTACCTGATATTTCTTATCTAAATGCGGCTAGTAAGTTAATTGCAGAATCTGCACCTAATGGCGCTCTAGTTATTAATGAGTCAACCTCTTATCCAGGAACTCTGCGTGAGATTGTTATAACTCAAATTAGTAAATCAAATAAAGCTAACTTTTTATATGCAGCAGCCCCAGAGCGAATTGATCCAGCGAATACCAAATGGAGTATTAAAAATACTCCTAGAGTTATTGCAGGAGTAGATGAAGCATCAACAAATGCTGCCCTTGTATTTTATAGATCTATCTGTGATCAAGTTGAAGTAGTTTTATCACCTGAGGTGGCAGAGGCTGCAAAGTTATTTGAAAATACCTTCCGTCAGGTGAATATCGCATTAGTAAATGAATTAGCTCAGATAAGTCAGAAGTTAAATATTTCAGCAAATGAGGTAATAGCTGCAGCATCAACTAAACCATTTGGTTTTATGCCATTTAATCCAGGCCTAGGTGTTGGCGGACACTGCATTCCAATTGATCCGATCTATCTAGCACAGAAGGCAAAGAGTGTTGGTGCAACTGCTGCCTTTATTGATCAGGCAAATAAAGTTAATGCACAGATGCCCCTTTATATTTTAGAGAGAATTAAATCTTTACTAGATAATGATTTAAAAGGTAAGAAGATTTGTATTATAGGACTTTCCTATAAAGCAGATGTATCAGATCTTAGGCAAAGTCCATCTTTAGTCTTATGGAAAGAATTAGAAAAGCAGGGTGCAAAGGTAGCTTTTCATGATGAGGTAGTGAAAGTCTATGAAAGCATTGAAAGTTCATCACTTACTGTAAATGCCTATGATCTGTCTGTAGTTGCAATTAGGCATAGTAATTTAGATATAGATAGCCTTAAAAAATCAGCTCCAATAATTTTTGATTGCACCGGCAGTATAGAAGGCTACTATAGATTGTAA
- the galE gene encoding UDP-glucose 4-epimerase GalE, with protein sequence MNHKILITGGAGFIGSVISSYLLDNEYEVVVIDDLSTGNKGALDERATFYQGSILDKSFLTTALAGVDAVIHCAAKSIVEESVQKPELYEQVNYQGTKVLLDVMTQAGINKIIFSSTAAVYGEAKTQPIPENAALSALNPYGQSKIKCEEEIGKKVADGLAAITFRYFNIAGSSKNSLGKLFFRNHENESQLIPKILNKLNKGDKEVTVDVYGDKWQTPDGSCIRDYLHVKDLAHAHLLALNKLTKSEHQIINLGSGKGYSVFEVIDQIDKSVGVKLNRNIYPARSGDPTALLADISKAKEILGWQPKSGLVEIIADSWQGSQQLR encoded by the coding sequence TTGAATCATAAGATATTAATTACTGGTGGTGCTGGTTTTATTGGCTCAGTAATCTCTTCCTACTTATTAGATAATGAGTATGAAGTTGTCGTAATTGATGACCTATCAACAGGTAATAAGGGAGCACTTGATGAAAGGGCAACCTTTTATCAAGGAAGTATTTTAGATAAATCTTTTCTTACAACAGCTTTAGCTGGTGTTGATGCCGTGATTCACTGCGCTGCAAAATCAATTGTTGAAGAGTCAGTGCAAAAGCCTGAGTTATATGAACAGGTAAATTATCAGGGAACAAAGGTATTACTTGATGTAATGACGCAGGCGGGGATAAATAAGATCATTTTTTCATCTACCGCAGCAGTTTATGGTGAGGCTAAAACTCAACCTATTCCTGAAAATGCAGCGTTATCTGCGCTAAATCCATACGGACAAAGTAAAATAAAGTGTGAAGAAGAGATAGGTAAAAAAGTTGCAGATGGTTTGGCAGCAATTACTTTTAGATACTTTAATATTGCTGGCAGTTCTAAAAATAGTTTAGGTAAATTGTTTTTTAGAAACCATGAGAATGAAAGCCAATTAATTCCAAAGATTCTAAATAAACTTAATAAGGGTGATAAAGAGGTTACTGTTGATGTTTATGGTGATAAGTGGCAAACACCAGATGGCAGCTGTATTAGAGATTATTTACATGTTAAAGATTTAGCACACGCCCACCTATTAGCCTTGAATAAGTTAACAAAGAGTGAGCACCAAATCATTAATTTAGGATCAGGTAAGGGTTATTCAGTCTTTGAAGTGATAGATCAGATTGATAAATCTGTTGGGGTTAAATTAAATAGAAATATCTACCCTGCTAGATCAGGAGATCCTACGGCTTTGTTGGCTGATATCAGTAAGGCCAAAGAGATATTAGGTTGGCAACCAAAGTCAGGCCTAGTAGAAATTATTGCTGATAGTTGGCAGGGTAGCCAACAACTCAGATAG